A genome region from Streptomyces sp. S4.7 includes the following:
- a CDS encoding sigma-70 family RNA polymerase sigma factor has translation MDTATATATDIENLLRAEAPQVLGALVRRFGRFDTAEDAVQEALLVASRTWQAEGIPEDPRSWLIRIGYRRMVDLLRSDRARRRREREVGMTELAMGETDRRAGPPQETDDSLTLLLLCCHPALSHASQVALTLRAVGGLTTAEIAHAYGTSETTMGTRISRAKQQLIRAGAHFTAPTAADRPGRMTAAMRVLYLIFNEGYTATTGDELARVDLTGEAIRLTRTLADTMPDDGEVTGLLALMLLTESRRAARTGDDGGLLPLDEQDRTRWNGHLIREGTELIDRVWNGSGTGPYQLQAAIAALHAAATTPQHTDWPQIAMLYLWLERLTPTPPVRLSRVVAVAQAFGPARGLTLLDDLNRRHGLDRAPLTRQRERAVRAHLVQMTGDTAGATTLYREAAALTDNQVERRYLLDEADRLT, from the coding sequence ATCGACACGGCCACGGCCACGGCCACGGACATCGAGAATCTGCTGCGTGCCGAAGCACCGCAGGTGCTCGGCGCGTTGGTGCGGCGCTTCGGCCGCTTCGACACCGCCGAGGACGCGGTACAAGAAGCGCTGCTGGTGGCGAGCAGGACATGGCAGGCCGAGGGCATACCGGAGGACCCACGCAGCTGGCTCATCCGGATCGGCTACCGGCGGATGGTCGACCTGCTCCGCTCCGACCGGGCCCGGCGCCGGCGTGAGCGGGAGGTCGGAATGACCGAACTGGCCATGGGGGAAACGGATCGCCGGGCCGGACCCCCGCAGGAGACCGACGACAGCCTCACCCTGCTGCTCCTGTGCTGCCACCCGGCGCTGAGCCACGCCTCACAAGTGGCGCTCACACTGCGCGCGGTCGGCGGTCTGACGACAGCCGAGATCGCGCACGCCTACGGAACGTCCGAAACCACCATGGGCACGCGGATCAGCCGCGCCAAACAGCAACTCATCCGCGCCGGCGCCCACTTCACCGCGCCCACCGCCGCCGACCGGCCCGGCCGGATGACGGCCGCCATGCGGGTGCTGTATCTGATCTTCAACGAGGGCTATACGGCCACCACCGGCGACGAACTCGCCCGTGTCGACCTGACCGGTGAGGCGATCCGGCTGACCCGGACTCTCGCCGACACCATGCCGGACGACGGAGAGGTGACCGGCCTGCTGGCGCTGATGCTGCTCACCGAGTCGCGGCGCGCGGCCCGCACCGGTGACGACGGCGGTCTGCTGCCACTGGACGAGCAGGACCGCACGCGATGGAACGGCCATCTCATCCGCGAGGGAACCGAGTTGATCGACAGGGTCTGGAACGGGAGCGGGACGGGCCCCTACCAACTCCAGGCGGCGATCGCGGCGTTGCACGCCGCCGCCACGACTCCTCAGCACACGGACTGGCCGCAGATCGCCATGCTGTACCTGTGGCTCGAACGCCTCACCCCGACCCCGCCGGTACGGCTGAGCCGGGTGGTCGCCGTGGCCCAAGCCTTCGGACCGGCCCGGGGGTTGACGCTGCTCGACGACCTCAACCGCCGCCACGGACTGGACCGGGCCCCTCTCACCCGGCAACGCGAACGCGCGGTGCGCGCCCACCTGGTCCAGATGACCGG
- a CDS encoding DUF998 domain-containing protein, protein MTVPAVPAAPAVSTTGVVSTARSTARSSGRLLAAGALAGPVFAASAVIQMFTRTGFDIARHPISQLSTGGLGWIQITTFVLAGLGALALAAGIGRTLREGYGRRVLPVCVGIFGVGLIAAGLFPMDPENGFPVGTPDRPVAEMSWHGVAHSASAAIAFTALAVAAIVLTVRCVRRHAVLPAVLNGAAALVLVLPMAPDHMSIQIAVNGLVAFTWTTVVAMSLRRTR, encoded by the coding sequence ATGACCGTTCCCGCCGTTCCCGCCGCCCCCGCTGTTTCCACCACCGGCGTCGTTTCCACGGCCCGCTCCACGGCCCGCTCCTCGGGCCGCCTGCTGGCCGCCGGGGCCCTCGCCGGACCGGTCTTCGCCGCTTCGGCCGTCATCCAGATGTTCACCCGTACGGGCTTCGACATCGCCCGGCACCCGATCAGCCAGCTCTCCACCGGCGGCCTCGGCTGGATCCAGATCACGACATTCGTGCTCGCGGGTCTCGGCGCACTCGCACTGGCCGCCGGTATCGGGCGCACTCTCCGCGAGGGATACGGACGGCGGGTGCTGCCGGTCTGTGTCGGGATCTTCGGCGTCGGGCTGATCGCCGCCGGTCTGTTCCCCATGGATCCGGAGAACGGCTTCCCGGTCGGCACCCCCGACCGGCCGGTCGCCGAGATGTCCTGGCACGGCGTCGCGCACTCCGCGTCGGCCGCCATCGCCTTCACGGCACTGGCCGTCGCCGCCATCGTCCTGACCGTACGGTGTGTGCGCCGCCACGCGGTGCTCCCGGCCGTACTGAACGGCGCCGCCGCGCTCGTCCTGGTCCTGCCCATGGCGCCGGACCACATGAGTATCCAGATCGCCGTGAACGGTCTGGTCGCCTTCACCTGGACGACCGTCGTCGCGATGTCACTGCGGCGCACCCGCTGA
- a CDS encoding YciI family protein: MKYLLLGYTSAAAWDAATADSPSPEALAAFAVYQRFERELIDTGELVTTEGLGHPAVSTTVHRTPDGMMATDGPFAELKEVLASFAVIDVADRERAVEIASRIVEVLGEPIEIRPIMSEDFTA; this comes from the coding sequence ATGAAGTATCTGCTGCTCGGCTACACATCGGCCGCCGCCTGGGACGCCGCGACCGCCGATTCCCCGTCCCCGGAGGCGCTGGCCGCGTTCGCCGTCTACCAGAGGTTCGAGCGGGAGCTGATCGACACCGGTGAGCTCGTCACCACCGAGGGCCTGGGCCACCCGGCGGTCAGCACCACGGTCCACCGGACACCGGACGGCATGATGGCGACCGACGGACCGTTCGCCGAACTGAAGGAGGTTCTGGCGAGCTTCGCCGTGATCGACGTGGCCGACCGGGAGCGGGCGGTGGAGATCGCCTCGCGGATCGTGGAGGTGCTCGGGGAGCCGATCGAGATCCGGCCGATCATGAGCGAGGACTTCACCGCATGA
- a CDS encoding oxygenase MpaB family protein, with the protein MSPFGKSAPDLRGRVGGALFARVAGPAGQENRARIHDTPGPRWFEADRPVRTVHGDASMFIGGLRALLLQSLHPLAMAAVAAHSGYRGDPWGRLQRTSTFLAMTTYGTADDAQAAVDRVRAVHEGIRGRTASGEAYHAADPHLLGWVHAAEVDSFLMAHQRYGADPLDGAGLDGYVADTAHVAEALGVVDPPRTREELTAVLTAYRPELRPTREALEAAHFILHHPPLPLVARPPYAVLAANAIVTLPPWARTALRVRPPPLLPEGCVEPAGRLLTRTIRWAMPPAPPLTTSGANAG; encoded by the coding sequence ATGAGCCCTTTCGGGAAATCTGCTCCGGATTTGCGCGGCCGGGTCGGCGGCGCTCTCTTCGCCCGGGTCGCGGGCCCGGCGGGACAAGAGAACCGGGCGCGTATCCATGACACTCCGGGGCCGCGGTGGTTCGAGGCCGACAGGCCGGTCCGAACCGTCCACGGCGACGCCTCGATGTTCATCGGCGGCCTCAGAGCGCTGCTCCTGCAGTCCCTCCACCCGCTGGCGATGGCGGCGGTGGCCGCTCACTCCGGCTACCGCGGCGACCCGTGGGGCAGACTCCAGCGCACGAGTACGTTCCTGGCCATGACGACGTACGGAACCGCCGACGACGCACAGGCGGCCGTCGACCGGGTGCGGGCCGTGCACGAGGGCATACGGGGACGGACCGCCTCGGGGGAGGCCTACCACGCGGCCGACCCCCATCTGCTGGGCTGGGTCCACGCCGCGGAGGTGGACAGCTTCCTCATGGCCCACCAGCGGTACGGAGCGGATCCCCTGGACGGGGCGGGCCTCGACGGCTACGTCGCCGACACCGCTCACGTCGCGGAGGCGCTCGGAGTCGTGGACCCTCCGCGTACCCGCGAGGAGTTGACCGCGGTGCTCACGGCGTACCGCCCCGAACTGCGCCCCACCCGCGAGGCGCTTGAGGCCGCCCACTTCATCCTCCACCACCCGCCCCTGCCCCTCGTGGCCCGGCCGCCCTACGCGGTCCTCGCCGCGAACGCGATCGTCACGCTTCCCCCGTGGGCCCGTACCGCACTGCGGGTGCGGCCTCCGCCGCTGCTGCCGGAGGGTTGTGTGGAACCGGCCGGTCGCCTGCTCACCCGCACCATTCGCTGGGCCATGCCGCCGGCCCCGCCGCTCACCACCTCCGGGGCGAACGCCGGGTGA